Genomic DNA from Sporosarcina sp. ANT_H38:
CGTATCTTACTGCTGTACCGTCCGTATGATGGATAATAGCAAAATCTGATTCAGTTTTTCGTACTTTTACAATGTTAGCACTCGTAGGTATCGGGCTTGACGGCAGCAAGTCATGACCTGTCAATGCATTAATCATCGAAGATTTCCCAGCAGAAAAATGACCTGCAAATCCGATTGTATATTCCTTGTCTATCAGTTTTTTGGCAAATAACGCCGTTTTCTTAAAGCGGTCTTCATCATCATTTTTTTCAAAAATCAGGCTATATGTAGCGGCTTGTTGTAATAAATTATCTAATTCTGGCATTTTTCTTTCGATCCCTTCGTCAATTACTCTTTTTATCATACCATTTATCGGTGTTCGTATTATCAACAAATTTTTTTACGCATGTTTTGTCGTTTTTTGTTTATTCTACCTTTCGTCATGATATAATTGACCTATCGTTATATTTCAGAAAGGCGGAAGCAAAATGAGCACATCGAAGAATGTACAAATGATTTTAAATGGGACAATATCTTCACTGACAACTGTTATTCCCGTCAAATTGGACGTCCTTGCTCCGTCGATTACAGTTCAACCATATGAACAAAAAGAGATTAGCGTCTTAATTGGACTCGTCGGTGGCATAAAAGGACGACTTATCATTGATGCATCTATAGACGCCATCAATACAATTGGGCAAGCAATGTTCGGTATGTCAATTGAAGGCGAAATGATTGAATCTTTCACAGGGGAACTCGGTAATATGGTTGCTGGAAACTTATGTACTGTACTAGAAAAGGATGGCCTTATCCTTGATATATCCCCTCCGACTGTAATGACAGGCGCGACGAAATTTTACGGTTTCAAACAGGCATTTAAGTTACCTGTCAAGATCGAGGGCAGCGGAATGTTAACCGTTCTGTTAACGATTGATGAGAATTAAAGATCACTAAAAACAGTCCCCTCCCTAGATTATTTTGGGTTCAAGGGACTGTTTTTACTTTTATAAGCTATATAATTTTGTGTATTTTTCAGACAAGTAATCCGCTAAGTATTTTGCGTTCAATCCTTCACCTGTCGTGTCATTGATAATTTCAAGCGGCTGTTTCATCTTACCGTATTTATGAACATGCTCCGTTAACCAGTCAAGAATAGGTCCAAAATCACCATTCCCACAAAGTTCATCGAAATTAGGTAGGTCCTTCAACATCGCTACTTTCAATTGAGCCGCATACATATAGCCAAGTGCGTATGACGGGAAATAACCGAAGGATCCCCCAGCCCAGTGAACGTCTTGTAAAACACCTTCACTGTTATTTTTTGGACGGACGCCGAGGTACTCCTCATATTTATCATTCCAAATTTGCGGCAGGTCTTTGACTTCGTAATCGCCATTAAAAATCCCTTTTTCGATTTCATAACGAATCATAATGTGTAGCGGATACGTCAGTTCATCTGCTTCAATCCGTATAAGTGATGGTTTTGATACATTGATGGCACGCAGAAAATCTTCAAGCGCTACGTCTTCAAATTGTTCAGGTGATTGGCTCTTTAATAAATCAAAATTGTACGTCCAAAAGTTTTCATTATGTCCGACAAACTGTTCATAGAATAATGACTGCGATTCATGAATCCCCATTGAAGTACCTTCTGCAATTGGCAATCCTTCAAGTTCTAAATCAATATTTTGATCGTAAAGCGCATGTCCACATTCATGAATTGTTCCAAAAATGGCAGAACGGAAATCATTTTCATCGTATTTCGTCGTAATCCGAACGTCGCCAATATTGATGGCTGTTTCAAATGGATGTACGGTTTCATCCAAACGCCCTGCGTTGAAATCATAACCAAGTTGCGTCAATATAGCATGACTAAATGCTTTCTGATTTTCTTTTGGAAATTGTTTGAATAAAAATGATGTATCAGGTTGGTTGCCTGATTCAGAAATTTTCTTCACGAGCGGCACGATTGTCTCCTTCAATTGGCCGAAAACTTCATCAATGATATCTGTTGTCATCCCCGGTTCGTATTGATTGAGCAATGTATTATAAGCGTTACCATCTTTCACGCCCCAATAGCCAATGAACTTTTTAGTCGTGGCAACAATTTTCTCAAGATACGGAAGGAACATATCAAAGTCAGCTTGTTCTTTTGCTTCCTCCCATGCGGATTCCGATTGAGAAGTTAGGACGACAAATTCACGATATTCCTCAGCCGGAATTTTCCCACTTAAGTCATATTCCTTTTTCACTTCTTCAACTGTTTTCAACAAAATCGGGTTAAGTGTGTCTTTCCTATTACCAAGTTCCTCGAGATAGCCCCCCATTTCCTCAGAAACACTCATCTTAAATAGCTCTGTCGATAATGTACCAACTGCTTCCGATCTTGCTGGAATGCCTTTTTTAGGTGCGCCCGTACGCATATCCCAATACATAATTGAAACGGCTTCTGAGTATGCACTCATCTTTTTTAGCAAAGCTACGAATTTTTCTTCAGTTGACAAATCCATTCCCCCTTATTTCCTATACCGAACTCTATTTTAACATAATTCGGGCAACTCATATAGTCTCCTAATAGGAGGTTAGTTTTGTTTAGAGTATTAAATTACATCTAAATAATAATATCGTTTACACTACTGATGATTAACTATTTATTTGAATTAAATACTGGTGAGAAAGGTTTGATAACCTTCATTTTTACTGGACTATTTTCGGACCGCTTTTTTTATAATATAGGTTCAATGATTCCATTGAATACCGCTTAGGTGCTTAGGCGATGCCTCTCGCTATCAGCCAGGTGTCCAGTTGTTGGACACTAGTAAGGTACCTACGCTAGTTTATATAACGTATTCAATACTTCACCATATATAGTGAAAAAGAGAAAAACATAGAGAAAGCATCAGTCGCTAAAATTGCATCTTTGGCGGCTATTCTCCAGGTAAGAAGCTAGCTATTTTTTCGTCCTAATATGCTTCAGCACTTTGTATAATTATGCATTTGGGGCGCGACCGATGAAGGACAACCATATGATTACCGAAAAAACTGTGTAGGGATCTCGCTAATCGTACTAGAAGCCATTTAATCTAAAAGTGCAACTATACAAGTAGTTATCAGTCGGTAATCAAGTTATGTACTAGTTAATTTTGGTTAATAAACAGACGTGATTGATTAATGCATTATGAAAAAAACTTCATGCGCATGGCTGAATCTATTTTTTGTACGACTCATTCATCCTCATAATTATTGGTTTTTAGGAAATAATAATTATGACAACAATGAGTCTAGAGAAGAGGTATGGATATAGATGGATTTTTTTCATGGACAGGAATCACTCACAACTATTCAGTGGGTTCTACGTGCTATTATTTCTTATTTCTTCTTACTGTTCGCAGTCAAACTTATGGGACGGCGATCCATTGCTCAATTACGACTGCTCGATTTCACAATGGCTTTAATTCTGGGGAATATTCTTGCACACCCATTATCTGATGAACAATTAGGTATGAAAGGGTCCTTAATTACGACAGGCGTATTGGTTTTTTTATATTCAATTGGTGTACTTGTAAGCTTGAAAGTGAACCTGTTTAAAAAATGGATAGAACCATCTCCTTTTCCCCTGATAAAAAACGGTGAAATCATGTATAAAGGATTAGGTAAAGCAAGAATCACTGTGGATCATCTATTGTCTGAAGCAAGAAAAGAAAAAATCGAAGAGGTCCACAAAATCGCTCTTGCTCTGTGGGAGCCGGATGGTACCATTTCATTTTTCTTATCTCCCCAACTACAACCAGTAACACCTGAGGACATACAATTAATAACAAAACCATTTTCTATTCCTAGGATCATCATTAAAGAAAGAAAAATCGACTTGGATGAATTGCAAAAATCCGCTAAAGACACTACGTGGTTGAACAACAAATTAGAGCTAATGAATATGGACGTTCATGATATTTTATTGGCGACGCTGGATACTAACGATGATTTCAAAATATATTTGTATAATTAAAATATGACTCACGGTGGAATCATCCAAAATACTAAACAACATTATTGCGAAATTTAACAATGATCCACCAGAGCAAAGCAATACTTCCCGCAAAGTTCACAACGTTATTTCAAACTCAACAAGGCAATTACGAAACTAAACAACGTTCACAAATATCCCATAATAAGGCCACACCCTTAAGTACATTTCAGTTCTGAACTATATCGTTTCCTAAAAAGTAAAAAAAGGCTCTCCTGTTAATAGGAGAACCTTACACATCATAGTTAAACCGTCATTTTCATTTTCACCGGGAAAATACCTTCGATTTCAGCTTTCATTTCCTGTTCCTTACCTTCAAGTAAAAGATGTACGGTTCCAGAATCCGCAGACGTCCGTATGAGTCGTCCTGCACCTTGGCGTAGTCTTAGCAGCATGAAAGGTAAGTCTACTTCACGGAAAGGATCCTTGGCGTGCTCACGTCTCGCGTCGAACAACGGATCCGATGGTGGTAATGGCAAATCGTAAATAATAACACGCGTCAATGCATCTTGAGGAATGTCGAGCCCTTCCCATAAATGATAAGAGCATAAAACAGGTACTTTCTTCTGTTGGAAATCACGTACAATTGAAGACAATTCTCGTTCACCTTCGAAAGCGATACGTGCTTGCCACTCGGCAGGAACTCGCTCCTTGAAATGATTCATTGCTCGCTCTGACTTAAACAGAATCAGTGTCTGCTCTCCGTCTTCTAAAAGTTCAAGCGCTCGTTTCGCTTTACCTCCTGCTTCTACATCCGTTGCAAACACTTCCATCACTTCATCATAATCAAATGGCGACTCCACCGAAAACGACAAATAATCCTGGATACCAAGACCCTCTGCCAGATAAGTAAACGTTTCGCCGACTGATAATGTAGCTGATGAAAAAACGATTGGTGTTTTAGATGAAAACAGTTTCTCTCTCAAAATGTCAGTCACAAGACGCGGCATGATAACTAGAGTGGATTCACCTCCGCGACTTTCAAGCCAGTCAACTGCATCATTTTGAGATGTAAAAAGGTCCATAGAATAAATATATTGATCCAGATATTCCTCGACCATTCTCAAATCATATGCTGGAATAATGTATAATTCACCTTCAAATACGAATTCTTCAAGAAGAGCATTCGAGATTTTAACAACTTCTTTTCCAACTTCCAGAAGTTCTGGTGATTTTTCAATCGCTTTTCTGTCGTTCTCCGTTTTATCTGCAAGCACTTTGAGCAATGCAAAAAACGCTTCATGCGAATCAATTAAACGTTCCATAAGTTGTAATGTCGACTCTCTAATACCATCGACCATGATTCTTTCCAGGAGATTTAGCAAGGTACTATTCTGCACCTCATATGTCAATGCTCGTTGGGCTGAATACTCAAGAAGATGACCTTCGTCAAAGACAATCATTGATGGTTCCGGTAATAGTGGTAACTGCCCTTGTCTTTTACGGGATTCTTTTGTCCAAATATGCTCCATATAGAAATCATGCGAACAAATAACAAGTTCGACCGATTCCCGATAATGATTACGGTGTATCGTCTGACCACATCGATTGCGGAGATCACACGCAGCACATTGTTGAATTGGATGGAAGTTCACAGTTTTCCACTCTGCATCGCTTAAGTTTGGATAATCCGAACGTTCCCCGTAAGGAACAATCGATTGCAATGAACCTAGGCCATAAACAAATTCGGGAAGTTCGTCTGCCACAACATCAACGTAGTCTTCGTCAATCGTGTTACCCGCCTCATCCAAACGTTTCAAGCATAGATATTGGTCACGTGATTTAGCAAGGCGCACATCGATATCAAGACCGAGCGCTTCACTAATTTTCCGGATATCACCGTCTTCTTTGACAAGCTGATCGATGAGTGTCTCATCCGCACACGAAATGAGAGCCGGTTTTCCAGTATAGCGAGCATATGCAATTGCAGGAAGAAGATAAGCAATTGTTTTACCTGTCCCTACTCCTGCTTCCGCAAAAAGGACTTTCTTCTCTTTCAGCGCTTGTTCGATTTGGAAAGCCATATAGATTTGTTCATCGCGGCATTCAAATCCTTTTTCAGTCAATTCATCGTACAACGTATCCCCTATCCAATCATTCAATGATTCATAGAACGATTTATCTTTTGATAATGGGAATGGCATCTTACTTTTCATCGTTTACCCCTTCCTTATTACATGCAAAAGGAAGAGGAGTTTCCCTCTTCCGCATTCTATCAATTATTTACGTTGGCCCCAGAACTGATATAAATCAGTTCTGATAAAACCATTGAATAATTTCCGCTTTTTCGTCGCTCTATGTCCGTACATTTTTTCATAGTTTTCCAATGAAGACAACATATAAACAGACCATGAAGGGTGGTTTTTCATTATACGACCAAGTTCCTTCGTAATCTCTTCAGCATCTTCCACTTCACCAAGACGTTCTCCATATGGAGGATTCCCGACCATAACGCCATTCAAGCTGTCTATAGTCAAGTCCCTTACATCACATGTTTGAAACTTGATTAAATCCATGAATCCAGCACCCGCCGCATTTTCCTGTGCTACTTTGATCATGCGGGGATCGTAATCAAATCCTGAAATATCAAGCGGTTGGTCGTATTTTGCAAGATCTTCCGCTTCTTCACGAACTTGATCCCATATATTTTTGTTAATCCACGGCCACTCTTCACTTAAAAATTCGCGATTATATCCGGGTGCAATGTTTTGCCCGATCATCGCAGCTTCAATTGCGATTGTACCAGAACCACAAAACGGATCAATGAAAGGGCGATTTGGATTCCAGCGTGATACTTTAACAAGCGCTGCTGCCAGTGTCTCTTTCAAAGGTGCATCCCCTTGCGCAAGTCGGTAGCCGCGTTTATGGAGCCCCGTACCGCTTGAATCAATCGTCAATGTCACTTTATCTTTTAAAATCGAAACTTCTAATTTGAATAAAGGACCTGATTCATCAAAAAATCCAACTCTTTTATAAGCAATCTTCAAGCGTTCAACAATCGCTTTTTTTACAATTGCCTGACAATCAGGTACACTGTACAAAGTGGACTTCACTGACTTACCTGCGACTGGGAATTCTGCGTCAACTGGTAAAAAACGTTCCCACGGTATCGCTTTTGTCTGTTCAAATAAATCATCGAACGTCGTAGCTTCGAATTCACCCGCAACAATACGAACACGGTCAGCTACTCGCAGCCATAGATTCGATTTTGCAATCGCCAATTCATCCCCTTGGAAATAGATCTTTCCGTTTTCCGAAGTCGTTTTATATCCAAGTGCTTTTACTTCATCTGCCACAAGCGATTCAAGCCCCATTGCCGATGTTGCTACTAGTTTAAATTCAGTCATGCAATTCCAACTCCAATTCTATACCATCAATCATTTCTATGAATTCATAAAGGGTTCACTTTATATATCATTGCCAATAAAACCATATTTTTTTCACTCGTTAATTTCCAAAAGAAAAGCTCCCCATATTATTGGAGAGCGATCATTTTAAAAATAATACCATAGTAAATTCGATAAGCCATGTTTTGTTCCCGTGTACTCAAACGGCTCGCGCCTCGTACTTAGGGTGGTAATCATCTATCTACAGGTTTACACCTGTCTCTTCCTGCAGTTCATTTCCCTCGGAAGAGTGCCCCTACCATAGTTTGGGTTTCTCACTCGTGGGGTTTACCGCGTTCCATCTGACCCGTTTCCGAGCCAGCTACGTCACTGTGGCACTGTTCAGGGAACCTCATCCATATCCGAAGACTTAGGATTTATTCCCGCCGTCAACGCGTTATACGCGATGCCACGGCTTATTATTTCGCCGAGCACGAACACTACGGTCATCTCAGAACCGTGTGAGCATGGACTTTCCTCTACAACATAGGATGTTGCAGCGATTACCTAAATTCCACTATGATATTTATAGTATACCGTACTTATGTTTGATTTACAATATATATTATATATTATTCTTGATCGAACAATTTACTTCCGAAAACATGCTTCTCTAGATTAGAAATACGCTTCAATAAATCAAAGTTCGTTGTCCCGGCGCTTCCTGCAGCTGGGCGTTTTTGTGCAGACTCAAGTTCCTTTTGCATGCGTTCATTTACAGTTTGCAATTCCGAAATCGTCTTTTTGAAAGCTTCGTAATCATGAATGATATCATCTAAGAAGAGATCTACTTCTTCCTGATTATAGCCGCGAAGGCCCGTTTTGAATTCTTTTTCAAGAATCGTTTTTGTATCTAGTTTAGTGTCCATGAAAAATCGCCCTTCCGTCTCTGTTTACATACGTTTATTATAACATATGTTGTCCGACCTTGTCTTATTAAAGCAAATTTTCAACTGTTTTTTGTCGCTTCATGCGCTTGCCTGGGAAATAATTTTCCGTTTATTCTTATTTCCCTTTTCAAAAATTCATTTCCGTAACGTATCCGAAATCTTTCCGTTAAGTAGGGATCCACCTTCAAGAACCTAGTCGCCATTTCTGTAGAGTCCAACGCTTTATTTAACTCTTTCACCTTATGCTCGTAAAGCTTGGCTAATTCCTCCAACGCGAGAATTCTCTCGCGTCCGATAAGTCCTTTTGCCGCAATTGTGAATGAGGAAATTGCGTCCTCGTAAGCCAGTTCCTTTTTTAGTATGAATCCGAAGTGAAAATGTGTGGCAGGATGATTAATGCCAAACTCGGCAATCACACTTTCAAATATTTTCCTACTCCGA
This window encodes:
- a CDS encoding carboxypeptidase M32, translated to MDLSTEEKFVALLKKMSAYSEAVSIMYWDMRTGAPKKGIPARSEAVGTLSTELFKMSVSEEMGGYLEELGNRKDTLNPILLKTVEEVKKEYDLSGKIPAEEYREFVVLTSQSESAWEEAKEQADFDMFLPYLEKIVATTKKFIGYWGVKDGNAYNTLLNQYEPGMTTDIIDEVFGQLKETIVPLVKKISESGNQPDTSFLFKQFPKENQKAFSHAILTQLGYDFNAGRLDETVHPFETAINIGDVRITTKYDENDFRSAIFGTIHECGHALYDQNIDLELEGLPIAEGTSMGIHESQSLFYEQFVGHNENFWTYNFDLLKSQSPEQFEDVALEDFLRAINVSKPSLIRIEADELTYPLHIMIRYEIEKGIFNGDYEVKDLPQIWNDKYEEYLGVRPKNNSEGVLQDVHWAGGSFGYFPSYALGYMYAAQLKVAMLKDLPNFDELCGNGDFGPILDWLTEHVHKYGKMKQPLEIINDTTGEGLNAKYLADYLSEKYTKLYSL
- the gpsB gene encoding cell division regulator GpsB — translated: MDTKLDTKTILEKEFKTGLRGYNQEEVDLFLDDIIHDYEAFKKTISELQTVNERMQKELESAQKRPAAGSAGTTNFDLLKRISNLEKHVFGSKLFDQE
- a CDS encoding ATP-dependent DNA helicase is translated as MKSKMPFPLSKDKSFYESLNDWIGDTLYDELTEKGFECRDEQIYMAFQIEQALKEKKVLFAEAGVGTGKTIAYLLPAIAYARYTGKPALISCADETLIDQLVKEDGDIRKISEALGLDIDVRLAKSRDQYLCLKRLDEAGNTIDEDYVDVVADELPEFVYGLGSLQSIVPYGERSDYPNLSDAEWKTVNFHPIQQCAACDLRNRCGQTIHRNHYRESVELVICSHDFYMEHIWTKESRKRQGQLPLLPEPSMIVFDEGHLLEYSAQRALTYEVQNSTLLNLLERIMVDGIRESTLQLMERLIDSHEAFFALLKVLADKTENDRKAIEKSPELLEVGKEVVKISNALLEEFVFEGELYIIPAYDLRMVEEYLDQYIYSMDLFTSQNDAVDWLESRGGESTLVIMPRLVTDILREKLFSSKTPIVFSSATLSVGETFTYLAEGLGIQDYLSFSVESPFDYDEVMEVFATDVEAGGKAKRALELLEDGEQTLILFKSERAMNHFKERVPAEWQARIAFEGERELSSIVRDFQQKKVPVLCSYHLWEGLDIPQDALTRVIIYDLPLPPSDPLFDARREHAKDPFREVDLPFMLLRLRQGAGRLIRTSADSGTVHLLLEGKEQEMKAEIEGIFPVKMKMTV
- a CDS encoding chemotaxis protein CheX; translated protein: MSTSKNVQMILNGTISSLTTVIPVKLDVLAPSITVQPYEQKEISVLIGLVGGIKGRLIIDASIDAINTIGQAMFGMSIEGEMIESFTGELGNMVAGNLCTVLEKDGLILDISPPTVMTGATKFYGFKQAFKLPVKIEGSGMLTVLLTIDEN
- a CDS encoding class I SAM-dependent RNA methyltransferase; the encoded protein is MTEFKLVATSAMGLESLVADEVKALGYKTTSENGKIYFQGDELAIAKSNLWLRVADRVRIVAGEFEATTFDDLFEQTKAIPWERFLPVDAEFPVAGKSVKSTLYSVPDCQAIVKKAIVERLKIAYKRVGFFDESGPLFKLEVSILKDKVTLTIDSSGTGLHKRGYRLAQGDAPLKETLAAALVKVSRWNPNRPFIDPFCGSGTIAIEAAMIGQNIAPGYNREFLSEEWPWINKNIWDQVREEAEDLAKYDQPLDISGFDYDPRMIKVAQENAAGAGFMDLIKFQTCDVRDLTIDSLNGVMVGNPPYGERLGEVEDAEEITKELGRIMKNHPSWSVYMLSSLENYEKMYGHRATKKRKLFNGFIRTDLYQFWGQRK
- a CDS encoding DUF421 domain-containing protein translates to MDFFHGQESLTTIQWVLRAIISYFFLLFAVKLMGRRSIAQLRLLDFTMALILGNILAHPLSDEQLGMKGSLITTGVLVFLYSIGVLVSLKVNLFKKWIEPSPFPLIKNGEIMYKGLGKARITVDHLLSEARKEKIEEVHKIALALWEPDGTISFFLSPQLQPVTPEDIQLITKPFSIPRIIIKERKIDLDELQKSAKDTTWLNNKLELMNMDVHDILLATLDTNDDFKIYLYN